A stretch of DNA from Pantanalinema sp.:
CTTGCTGCTGGGGGGGGCGTCGCTCGCCGCCATGCGCCTGCTGGCCCCGTGCTGAGCGCGGGTGAGGTCGCGCCCCGTTGTGGTAGAATAACCTGCGACCCGTCCTCGGAGGCCCATGCATGACCCTGTTCCCCTTCGGTGCCAAGCGCCCCTCTGGCAAGCCCCCCAAGTCGCGGACCCGCGAGACGATCGAGACCTTCGTGGTCGCCCTGGTCCTTGCCCTGACGGTGCGCGCGACCGTGGCTGAGGCCCGCTTCATCCCGTCCGAGTCCATGCTGCCGACCCTCGAGGTGGGCGATCGCCTGATCGTCGAGAAGGTCTCCTACCGCTTCGAATCCCCCGCTCACGGCGACATCGTCGTCTTCAACCCGCCGGCGAGCGCGGGCTTCAGCGAGAACAACGCCTTCATCAAGCGGGTGATCGGGGTGCCGGGGGATCGCCTCTCGGTCCACGACGGCAAGGTGTTCCGCAACGGGATCGAGC
This window harbors:
- the lepB gene encoding signal peptidase I, producing MTLFPFGAKRPSGKPPKSRTRETIETFVVALVLALTVRATVAEARFIPSESMLPTLEVGDRLIVEKVSYRFESPAHGDIVVFNPPASAGFSENNAFIKRVIGVPGDRLSVHDGKVFRNGIELTEAYIKEAPDYLMPDPSNPGAYFHDGREVTVPAGHVFVMG